From Pseudarthrobacter equi, a single genomic window includes:
- a CDS encoding DAK2 domain-containing protein — translation MRRWLNKAETALGNHSDRLNAINIFPVADGDTGTNLYLTVRAASDALDALDPSVMDVGAVLTHAGQAALEKARGNSGTLFSVFLCAAAEPLAGQQRLSSALLATALHRAQIRAWTALSDPVPGTMLSVMEAASLAAGEIDALHPGDDSNHALGVTLDAAVAAALAAVVSTEDQLDALQAAKVVDAGGVGLLLILDCLRSVVLGEELQGTLLDDLHGYSVQDPHIHSSMPVDEGVEVMCTISLSPLDAATLRQHLDELGDSVIMSQLGGGEAGDGTYRWRVHVHVPTPGPAVELIRTLGTPTDMSISALSDTSGHRSQALQEAVDSGGHER, via the coding sequence ATGAGGCGGTGGCTCAACAAAGCGGAAACCGCGCTGGGCAACCACAGTGACCGCCTCAACGCCATTAATATCTTCCCTGTCGCGGACGGCGACACCGGCACCAACCTCTACCTCACGGTCCGGGCCGCCTCCGATGCCCTGGACGCGCTGGACCCGTCAGTCATGGACGTCGGCGCCGTCCTGACCCACGCGGGCCAGGCAGCCCTGGAAAAAGCCCGGGGCAACTCCGGGACGCTGTTCTCCGTCTTCCTTTGCGCGGCGGCGGAACCCCTGGCGGGGCAGCAGCGCCTCAGTTCGGCCCTGCTGGCAACAGCCCTGCACCGGGCCCAGATCCGCGCCTGGACCGCTTTGAGCGATCCCGTGCCCGGCACCATGCTTTCTGTGATGGAAGCCGCGTCCCTGGCGGCCGGAGAGATCGACGCCCTGCACCCCGGAGACGACAGTAACCACGCCCTCGGAGTGACGCTGGACGCCGCGGTGGCCGCGGCATTGGCCGCCGTCGTCTCCACGGAGGACCAGCTCGATGCCCTGCAGGCAGCCAAGGTGGTGGATGCCGGTGGCGTGGGGCTGCTGCTAATCCTGGACTGCCTCCGTTCCGTGGTGCTGGGGGAGGAGCTGCAGGGTACGCTGCTCGATGACCTTCACGGCTACAGCGTCCAGGACCCCCACATCCACTCCAGCATGCCGGTGGACGAAGGCGTGGAGGTCATGTGCACCATCAGCCTTTCGCCCCTGGACGCAGCCACGCTCCGTCAGCACCTGGACGAGCTGGGCGACTCTGTCATCATGAGCCAGCTGGGCGGTGGGGAAGCCGGCGATGGCACCTACCGGTGGCGGGTCCACGTGCACGTCCCCACGCCGGGGCCCGCCGTGGAATTGATCCGCACCCTGGGGACGCCCACCGACATGTCCATCAGCGCCCTGTCTGACACGTCCGGCCACCGGAGCCAGGCGCTCCAGGAGGCAGTGGACTCCGGTGGGCATGAACGCTGA
- a CDS encoding NAD(P)H-dependent glycerol-3-phosphate dehydrogenase, whose protein sequence is MTLNLAGSARSVAVLGAGSWGTTFAKILADAATAAGTPREIRLWGRRGEVVEQVNNSHRNHQYLKDVPLPGSITASTDVADVLRGADLVVLAVPAQSLRPQLREWRHLIAPDAVVVSLMKGLELGTDARMSQVISEELGLEAGRIAVVSGPNLAMEIAREEPTASVVACADSAVAGWLARSCTAPYFRPYTTSDVVGVEIGGIVKNVIALAVGICEGKEMGDNTKASVITRGLAETSRLALALGGEAKTMAGLAGLGDLVATCSSPLSRNHTAGRLLGQGLTLEEVGQKMTQTAEGIKSGQAVHELAGKLGVEMPITAAVVAVLAGKLSVDQLGPVLLSRELKPEGDD, encoded by the coding sequence GTGACCCTGAACCTGGCGGGTTCAGCCCGCTCCGTCGCCGTTCTGGGCGCCGGTTCTTGGGGAACAACGTTCGCGAAGATCCTGGCCGACGCCGCCACGGCGGCCGGTACCCCTCGTGAGATCAGGCTGTGGGGCCGCCGGGGTGAGGTGGTTGAGCAGGTCAACAACAGCCACCGCAACCACCAGTACCTCAAGGACGTGCCGCTGCCGGGCAGCATCACGGCGTCCACCGACGTCGCGGACGTGCTCCGAGGGGCCGACCTTGTGGTCCTTGCCGTCCCCGCACAGTCGTTGCGTCCGCAGCTGCGGGAGTGGCGCCACCTCATCGCCCCCGATGCTGTGGTGGTCTCGCTCATGAAGGGCCTCGAGCTCGGCACCGACGCGCGCATGAGCCAGGTCATCAGCGAGGAGCTCGGCCTCGAGGCCGGCAGGATCGCCGTCGTTTCCGGTCCAAACCTGGCCATGGAAATTGCGCGGGAGGAGCCCACCGCCTCGGTGGTCGCCTGCGCCGATTCCGCAGTCGCCGGCTGGCTGGCGCGCAGCTGCACGGCCCCCTATTTCCGTCCCTACACCACATCTGATGTGGTGGGCGTGGAGATCGGCGGGATCGTCAAGAACGTCATTGCGCTGGCCGTCGGAATCTGCGAAGGCAAGGAGATGGGGGACAACACCAAGGCCTCCGTCATCACCCGCGGCCTGGCCGAGACGTCGCGCCTCGCTTTGGCCCTCGGCGGTGAAGCCAAGACCATGGCCGGGCTTGCCGGACTGGGCGACCTCGTGGCCACCTGCTCATCGCCGCTGTCCCGGAACCACACCGCGGGAAGGCTGCTGGGCCAGGGCCTCACGCTGGAGGAGGTGGGCCAGAAGATGACCCAGACCGCCGAAGGCATCAAATCCGGCCAGGCCGTGCACGAACTGGCGGGCAAGCTGGGCGTGGAAATGCCTATCACCGCCGCCGTTGTGGCCGTGCTGGCCGGCAAGCTGTCCGTTGACCAACTGGGACCCGTCCTGCTGTCCCGGGAATTGAAACCTGAAGGTGATGACTGA
- a CDS encoding spermidine synthase, with translation MAAGNPGHASRFLRATGQHATIEPDAFTDGSYVLSIGGAEQSHVNLSHPEDIFYEYLRRIGHLVDLAAPTGAPVRALHLGAGALTLARYIQATRPGSKQYAVELERELLDFVLRELPLPEGTDLHAIIGDARQALGDLDPELTFDVVILDIFSGPEAPEHIACAGFYSEVRAKLGPSGLLVVNVGDEPALTLVRSQVAALRETMADVAAFAETGMFEGRYPGNIILAGTQGAWPQDWTAQLTARGPHPAGVLAGVDLDRLAP, from the coding sequence ATGGCGGCCGGCAACCCCGGGCACGCCTCCCGGTTCCTCCGCGCCACCGGCCAGCACGCCACCATCGAGCCGGACGCATTCACCGACGGCAGCTATGTGCTCAGCATCGGCGGGGCAGAGCAGTCGCACGTGAACCTGTCCCACCCCGAAGACATCTTCTACGAGTACCTTCGCCGGATCGGCCACCTGGTTGACCTGGCCGCCCCCACCGGAGCGCCAGTCCGTGCGCTGCACCTGGGAGCGGGCGCGCTGACCCTGGCCCGCTACATCCAGGCCACCCGCCCCGGCTCCAAGCAGTACGCGGTGGAGCTGGAACGCGAGCTGCTGGATTTCGTCCTGCGGGAACTGCCCCTGCCTGAGGGAACGGACCTGCACGCCATCATCGGCGACGCCCGGCAGGCACTCGGTGACCTTGACCCGGAGCTCACGTTCGACGTCGTCATCCTGGACATCTTCTCCGGGCCGGAAGCGCCGGAGCACATCGCCTGCGCCGGCTTTTACAGCGAAGTCCGGGCGAAGCTGGGACCCTCGGGGCTGCTGGTGGTCAATGTGGGGGACGAGCCCGCGCTCACCCTGGTCCGAAGCCAGGTGGCCGCGCTGCGCGAGACCATGGCGGACGTTGCGGCCTTCGCCGAAACCGGCATGTTCGAGGGCCGGTACCCGGGCAACATCATCCTGGCCGGAACCCAGGGGGCCTGGCCGCAGGACTGGACCGCCCAGCTCACTGCCCGGGGTCCGCACCCGGCGGGCGTGCTGGCGGGAGTGGACCTGGACCGCCTCGCCCCGTAG
- a CDS encoding lysophospholipid acyltransferase family protein, producing MKESAKSRATFVFIAGIARPLLNIMMSKKWEGIEKLPAGGFIAAPNHCTEIDPLVVGHMLYNQKRAPHFLAKAGLFKVPALGWLLHATKQVPVERSTAGANRSLQVAQEIVAEGGAIIIYPEGTLTRDPDLWPMKGHTGAARLALEGGIPVVPIAHWGAHEVFPRYGKRFHIFPRKTSRVVIGDPVDLSAFAGRPLDKATLTEATEAIMDSITGLLAGLRGEEPPAERWDPARKQQSKHGRFMERGGQHPGNGPDEQ from the coding sequence GTGAAGGAATCTGCCAAGAGCAGGGCCACATTCGTGTTCATCGCCGGCATCGCCCGGCCGCTGTTGAACATCATGATGAGCAAGAAATGGGAAGGCATCGAAAAGCTTCCCGCCGGTGGATTCATCGCTGCGCCCAACCACTGCACGGAGATCGATCCGCTGGTGGTGGGGCACATGCTGTACAACCAGAAGCGGGCGCCGCATTTCCTCGCCAAGGCCGGCCTGTTCAAGGTTCCCGCGCTCGGCTGGCTCCTGCACGCCACCAAGCAGGTCCCGGTGGAACGTTCGACGGCGGGAGCGAACCGGTCGCTGCAGGTGGCCCAGGAGATCGTGGCGGAAGGCGGCGCCATCATCATCTACCCCGAAGGCACCCTCACCCGTGACCCGGACCTGTGGCCGATGAAGGGCCACACGGGAGCAGCCAGGCTCGCACTCGAAGGCGGCATCCCGGTTGTCCCGATCGCCCACTGGGGAGCGCACGAGGTGTTTCCGCGCTACGGCAAGAGGTTTCACATCTTCCCCCGCAAAACATCCAGGGTGGTCATCGGTGACCCGGTGGACCTGAGCGCCTTCGCCGGCCGGCCGTTGGACAAGGCAACGCTGACGGAAGCCACCGAAGCCATCATGGATTCCATCACCGGCCTCCTCGCCGGCCTGAGGGGTGAGGAACCGCCCGCCGAGCGCTGGGATCCGGCAAGGAAGCAGCAGTCCAAGCACGGTCGTTTCATGGAGCGCGGCGGCCAGCACCCCGGCAACGGGCCGGACGAGCAGTGA
- the rsmD gene encoding 16S rRNA (guanine(966)-N(2))-methyltransferase RsmD, translating into MSRIIAGAAGGTPLSSVPGSLTRPTTDRVKEALFSRLDAFDVIAGARVLDLYAGSGALGVESGSRGAGSVDLVESDAKASAVCQRNADLINGVMGRKAVTVHRSKVEPFLDRAAESAAWDLVFLDPPYPLDEVALAAVVRKLAAHLAPSAVVVVERSSRSPEPDWPAELERFAEKKYGETRLWFVEPYVPDAIESDDLPAAAES; encoded by the coding sequence ATGAGCCGGATCATCGCAGGGGCGGCCGGCGGCACCCCGCTGTCCTCCGTCCCGGGCTCACTGACCCGCCCCACCACCGACCGCGTCAAGGAGGCACTCTTCTCCCGCCTGGATGCCTTCGATGTCATCGCCGGAGCCCGCGTACTGGATCTCTACGCCGGGTCCGGTGCGCTGGGGGTTGAGAGCGGCAGCCGGGGAGCCGGCAGCGTGGACCTTGTCGAGTCGGATGCCAAGGCAAGCGCGGTTTGCCAGCGCAACGCGGACCTGATCAACGGCGTTATGGGCCGCAAGGCAGTAACCGTCCACCGGTCCAAGGTGGAGCCTTTCCTGGACCGTGCCGCGGAGTCGGCGGCGTGGGACCTGGTATTCCTGGACCCGCCATACCCGCTCGACGAAGTGGCGCTCGCCGCTGTAGTGCGGAAACTCGCAGCGCACCTGGCTCCGTCCGCCGTCGTCGTCGTGGAACGGTCCTCCCGCTCGCCCGAACCTGACTGGCCCGCCGAACTGGAACGGTTCGCCGAGAAGAAGTACGGCGAAACCCGGCTCTGGTTCGTTGAGCCCTACGTGCCGGACGCCATTGAAAGCGATGACCTACCGGCCGCTGCGGAGTCCTAG
- a CDS encoding D-alanine--D-alanine ligase family protein has translation MSHNNLTSGEPARLPKPRVAVLFGGRSSEHAVSCVTAAGVLGAINKDKYEVIPIGIAKSGQWVLAGGDTAQWSLAGAALPEVAPSDQTVTLAEIGGEHQLIVAAPNEVPQELGTVDVVFPLLHGPFGEDGTIQGLLELSDTRYVGAGVLASAVGMDKHFMKVVFESAGLHVGPYVAVTDRQWQKDPEAVRKQVDRLGFPVFVKPARAGSSMGISKVDSLEGLDAAIEEARRHDLKLVIEAGIVGREIECAVLEGRGTDAPRTSMPGEISVAGGGHEFYDFNAKYVEDDAASLSCPADIPDEAIARVRDLAAAAFDAVGAEGLSRVDFFYTPDGDLIINEINTMPGFTPKSMYPQMWAASGLGYADLIDELIHLALNRKTGLR, from the coding sequence ATGTCCCACAACAACCTGACGTCAGGGGAGCCGGCCCGGCTTCCGAAACCGCGGGTAGCGGTCCTGTTCGGCGGCCGGTCCAGCGAACACGCTGTCAGCTGCGTCACCGCCGCCGGAGTACTCGGCGCCATCAACAAGGACAAGTACGAGGTCATCCCCATCGGGATCGCCAAATCGGGCCAGTGGGTACTGGCCGGCGGTGATACTGCCCAGTGGTCCCTTGCCGGCGCGGCGCTGCCTGAGGTGGCACCGTCAGACCAGACCGTCACGTTGGCTGAAATCGGTGGAGAGCACCAGCTGATCGTCGCCGCCCCCAACGAGGTTCCGCAGGAACTGGGCACTGTGGACGTGGTCTTTCCCCTCCTTCACGGGCCCTTTGGTGAAGACGGAACCATCCAGGGGCTCCTGGAACTCTCGGATACCCGCTACGTCGGCGCCGGGGTCCTGGCTTCCGCCGTGGGCATGGACAAGCACTTCATGAAGGTTGTCTTCGAATCAGCCGGCCTCCATGTTGGGCCCTATGTCGCCGTTACCGACAGGCAATGGCAGAAGGACCCCGAGGCTGTCCGGAAGCAGGTCGACCGGCTGGGATTCCCCGTGTTCGTCAAGCCTGCACGGGCTGGTTCCTCCATGGGTATCTCCAAAGTCGACTCGCTGGAAGGGCTGGATGCAGCCATCGAGGAAGCGCGCCGGCACGACCTCAAACTGGTCATCGAGGCCGGCATCGTCGGCCGGGAAATCGAGTGTGCCGTGCTGGAGGGCCGTGGAACCGATGCGCCCCGGACCTCCATGCCCGGCGAGATTTCCGTGGCCGGCGGCGGCCACGAGTTCTACGACTTCAACGCCAAGTACGTCGAGGACGACGCCGCGTCGCTGAGTTGCCCGGCAGACATTCCCGATGAAGCCATCGCCAGGGTGCGCGACCTCGCCGCCGCAGCGTTCGATGCTGTCGGCGCCGAAGGCCTGAGCCGCGTTGACTTCTTCTACACGCCTGACGGCGACCTGATCATCAACGAGATCAACACCATGCCCGGGTTCACGCCCAAGAGCATGTACCCGCAGATGTGGGCTGCGTCCGGCCTCGGCTATGCCGATCTGATCGACGAACTGATCCACCTGGCCCTGAACCGGAAGACCGGACTGCGCTGA
- a CDS encoding DUF3515 domain-containing protein, with amino-acid sequence MPRPHLSLPRRAARTVLIGAMVALPLAGCSPAVDVAPAQDAANPACAPMMVALPDTIGEAKRRQTNSQATAAWGDPSLVILRCGVNVPGPTTDRCVTVNGIDWVIKEGDPVWTLTTYGREPATEILMDPDKISSATVLADLATAAGKVPAGRNCVGQQELQDLPQSQ; translated from the coding sequence ATGCCCCGCCCCCACCTGTCCCTGCCCCGCCGTGCTGCCCGGACGGTGCTCATTGGGGCCATGGTTGCCCTCCCGCTGGCAGGCTGTTCTCCCGCCGTCGACGTTGCCCCCGCCCAGGACGCCGCCAACCCAGCCTGCGCGCCGATGATGGTAGCCCTCCCGGACACCATTGGTGAGGCGAAGCGGCGGCAGACCAACAGCCAGGCCACCGCGGCCTGGGGCGATCCGTCGCTGGTGATCCTGCGCTGCGGCGTGAACGTTCCTGGCCCCACCACGGACCGCTGCGTCACCGTCAACGGCATTGACTGGGTCATCAAAGAGGGCGATCCGGTGTGGACGCTCACCACCTATGGCCGCGAACCCGCCACCGAAATCCTGATGGATCCGGACAAGATCAGCTCAGCTACGGTGCTGGCCGACCTCGCCACGGCGGCAGGCAAGGTGCCTGCCGGCCGCAACTGCGTGGGCCAGCAGGAACTGCAGGACCTGCCCCAGAGCCAGTAG
- the thiL gene encoding thiamine-phosphate kinase, producing the protein MTEADSPVVAALSEAELLARIFPRLAMDAGHSAATLLGPGDDAAIISAPDARTVISIDTQVQDQDFRLTWPNGYCTTGFDVGWKAAAQNLSDINAMGARATSMVVSLTLPPDTPVAWVEQLADGLTAGIRELGASGCSVAGGDLGRGREISVTVAVLGTLDGGQPVLRSGARPGDVLALAGTAGRAAAGLALLESPVQVGRLDPQQRSLVDLQCRPVPPLAAGPAARAAGATAMLDVSDGLLRDGNRIALASSVCVDLDPDSLDLLAAALEPAADLLHTDAGTWLLGGGEDHGLLATFPPDVQLPPGFTAIGSVQALGIDEGPRVTIAGRAADTGGWDHFAD; encoded by the coding sequence ATGACTGAAGCAGATTCTCCGGTGGTTGCCGCCCTCTCCGAGGCCGAGCTGCTGGCACGGATCTTTCCCCGCCTGGCGATGGACGCAGGGCATTCCGCCGCCACCCTCCTCGGCCCCGGCGACGACGCCGCCATCATCAGCGCACCTGACGCCAGGACGGTCATCAGCATCGACACCCAGGTGCAGGACCAGGACTTCCGCCTCACCTGGCCCAACGGATACTGCACCACGGGGTTTGACGTCGGCTGGAAGGCTGCGGCCCAGAACCTCAGCGACATCAACGCCATGGGTGCCCGGGCCACTTCCATGGTGGTAAGCCTCACGTTGCCGCCGGACACTCCTGTTGCCTGGGTGGAGCAACTGGCCGACGGCCTCACCGCCGGGATCCGGGAACTGGGAGCGTCGGGCTGTTCGGTGGCAGGCGGCGACCTTGGCCGGGGCCGGGAGATATCCGTGACCGTGGCAGTGCTCGGCACGCTCGACGGCGGGCAGCCGGTCCTCCGCTCGGGCGCCAGGCCAGGGGACGTCCTTGCCCTGGCAGGTACGGCGGGCCGCGCCGCTGCGGGCCTGGCCCTCCTGGAGTCCCCGGTCCAGGTAGGACGGCTGGATCCGCAGCAGCGCAGCCTGGTGGACCTCCAATGCCGTCCAGTACCGCCGCTCGCCGCCGGGCCTGCGGCACGGGCGGCAGGTGCCACCGCAATGCTGGACGTCTCGGATGGCCTGCTGCGGGATGGAAACCGGATCGCACTGGCCAGCAGCGTCTGCGTAGACCTTGATCCTGACAGCCTGGACCTGCTGGCCGCTGCCCTGGAACCTGCCGCGGACCTGCTGCATACGGATGCAGGGACGTGGTTGCTGGGTGGGGGCGAGGACCATGGATTGCTCGCCACCTTCCCGCCGGACGTTCAGCTTCCTCCCGGATTCACTGCGATAGGCTCGGTACAAGCACTGGGAATCGACGAAGGTCCGCGCGTGACGATTGCGGGCCGGGCCGCGGACACCGGGGGATGGGACCACTTTGCAGACTAA
- a CDS encoding aminotransferase class I/II-fold pyridoxal phosphate-dependent enzyme, with product MHASRELSAPSAPAPWQRTALGANLLAADGGLGVTIFEEMTNLAVQTGAINLGQGFPDEDGPQEILDAARDAIAAGANQYAPGKGIPQLRAAVAAHQERFYGLTPDPDTEVLITTGATEAIAASLLAFTGPGDEVLTLEPFYDSYGAVIGLSGATHVTAPLLAPDFMPDLAALEAAFSERTRVVLLNNPHNPTGAVFPREVLQKIVNLAQMHDVLIITDEVYEHLTFGVRHIPVASLPGAAERTITISSAGKTFSLTGWKIGWLTGPEELVAAARTVKQFLTYSSGTPFQPAIAAGLGLPDSFYQGIAASLEHKRDILSEGLRAAGFGVYTPQGTYFVNVDTAPLGITDSVDLARRLPGLVGVAAIPVPVFCHPEGAERTRSLLRFAFCKKADVLEEAAGRLATLSSRL from the coding sequence ATGCATGCGTCACGGGAACTTTCCGCGCCTTCTGCCCCCGCTCCATGGCAGCGGACCGCCCTGGGAGCGAACCTCCTGGCCGCTGACGGCGGGCTTGGCGTCACGATCTTCGAGGAGATGACCAACCTCGCGGTCCAGACCGGGGCGATCAACCTGGGCCAGGGTTTCCCCGACGAAGACGGCCCGCAGGAAATCCTCGACGCCGCACGGGACGCCATCGCCGCGGGCGCCAACCAGTACGCGCCCGGTAAAGGTATCCCCCAGTTGCGTGCCGCGGTGGCCGCACACCAGGAACGTTTCTACGGGCTGACCCCGGATCCTGACACGGAGGTCCTGATCACCACCGGCGCCACCGAGGCCATCGCCGCCTCGCTGCTGGCATTTACGGGACCCGGAGATGAAGTCCTCACCCTTGAACCGTTCTACGACTCGTACGGCGCAGTGATCGGGTTGTCCGGCGCCACGCATGTCACTGCGCCGCTGCTTGCGCCCGATTTCATGCCGGACCTGGCCGCCCTTGAGGCCGCCTTCAGCGAACGGACCCGCGTGGTCCTGCTGAATAATCCGCACAACCCCACCGGGGCGGTCTTTCCCCGTGAGGTGCTGCAGAAGATCGTAAACCTGGCGCAAATGCACGACGTTCTGATCATCACCGACGAGGTCTATGAGCACCTCACCTTCGGGGTCCGCCATATTCCGGTGGCGTCCCTGCCCGGTGCGGCCGAACGGACCATCACCATCTCCTCCGCCGGGAAGACCTTCTCCCTCACGGGTTGGAAGATCGGTTGGCTGACAGGGCCCGAAGAGCTGGTGGCCGCCGCGCGGACCGTGAAGCAGTTCCTCACCTACAGCTCAGGCACCCCGTTCCAGCCCGCCATAGCAGCAGGGCTGGGCCTCCCGGATAGTTTCTACCAGGGAATTGCGGCCTCGCTCGAGCACAAGCGCGACATCCTCAGTGAGGGGCTGCGCGCCGCCGGCTTCGGCGTCTACACCCCGCAGGGCACCTACTTCGTCAACGTAGACACGGCGCCACTGGGCATCACCGACTCGGTGGACCTCGCGCGGCGACTGCCCGGGCTGGTAGGGGTGGCTGCCATCCCGGTGCCGGTGTTCTGCCACCCGGAAGGTGCCGAACGCACGCGCAGCCTGCTCCGCTTCGCCTTCTGCAAGAAAGCGGACGTCCTCGAAGAGGCAGCCGGCCGGCTGGCCACGCTCAGCAGCAGGCTCTGA
- a CDS encoding ATP-dependent DNA helicase RecG, with product MNAEPGLALERRIGKRSAGVIEKHLNISTVEGLLNYFPRRYMARGELTPISELPRDEEVTLIARVLSSNTRSMQARKGTITDVVISDDDGRNGLKLVGGTDFHGKVPGTLKISFFNAFRAKSELQPGRRALFSGKVTSFKGSLGLTNPDFQVLDSDPFTAGGDDPEKLAAMPIPVYPATSKLPSWKIQQVIATLLETVDLDALPDPVPETVSAREEFLPLAEAYRLIHEPETAVDWQRARHRFRYQEALVLQSALARRRSQLAAEEATARRPVRDGLLAAFDRNLSFTLTDGQAAVGKTLAAGLAADHPMNRLLQGEVGSGKTVVALRAMLQVVDAGGQAALLAPTEVLAAQHFESIRRTLGPLSRDGLLGAFGGTDGEAVQVTLLTGSMPTAARRQAMLDAASGTAGIVIGTHALLSDNVSFYDLGLIVVDEQHRFGVEQRDALRAKARKPPHLLVMTATPIPRTVAMTVFGDLETSTLDELPKGRAPISTHLVGLAENPGWAGRIWARAREEIDAGHQVYVVCPKIGNDDDGDFSPGEAEPAAADLEENGRELASVTAVVEQLQDEPSIAGVSVAPLHGRQDPDLKSATMAGFAANSVKLLVSTTVIEVGVDVHNATMMVILDADRFGISQLHQLRGRVGRGGLPGTCLLVTSLERGHPSRRRLEAVAATTDGFVLSQEDLKLRREGDILGASQSGGRSTLRLLRVLEHEDIIAQARSDAQEIVTGDPSLAAHPELADAIDRYLNPEKEAFLERG from the coding sequence ATGAACGCTGAGCCCGGCCTCGCCCTCGAACGCCGCATCGGCAAGCGTTCAGCGGGGGTCATCGAAAAACACCTCAACATCAGCACGGTTGAGGGCCTGCTTAACTATTTTCCGCGGCGGTACATGGCGCGCGGCGAACTGACGCCCATCAGCGAACTGCCGCGTGACGAAGAAGTAACCCTCATCGCGCGCGTACTCTCAAGCAATACCCGTTCCATGCAGGCACGCAAGGGAACCATCACCGACGTCGTTATCTCGGACGATGACGGCCGGAACGGCCTGAAGCTGGTGGGCGGTACTGATTTCCACGGCAAGGTCCCCGGGACCCTGAAAATCAGTTTCTTCAACGCTTTCCGGGCCAAGAGCGAACTGCAGCCCGGCCGCCGGGCGTTGTTCTCGGGCAAGGTCACCAGTTTCAAGGGGTCCCTCGGCCTGACCAACCCTGATTTCCAGGTACTGGATTCGGACCCCTTCACGGCCGGCGGCGATGACCCGGAGAAACTCGCTGCCATGCCCATTCCCGTGTACCCGGCCACGTCAAAGCTGCCCAGCTGGAAGATCCAGCAGGTCATCGCCACCCTGCTCGAAACGGTGGACCTGGACGCCCTTCCGGATCCCGTTCCGGAGACCGTCTCCGCGCGGGAGGAATTCCTGCCGCTCGCGGAGGCTTACCGCCTGATCCATGAGCCGGAAACCGCCGTGGACTGGCAACGCGCACGCCACCGGTTCCGCTACCAGGAGGCGCTGGTGCTGCAGTCCGCCCTGGCCAGGCGGCGGTCCCAGCTGGCCGCTGAGGAAGCGACGGCCAGGCGACCGGTCCGGGACGGCCTGCTGGCTGCATTCGACCGCAACCTTTCCTTCACGCTTACCGACGGCCAGGCCGCCGTCGGTAAGACCTTGGCGGCCGGGCTCGCCGCTGACCACCCCATGAACCGCTTGCTGCAGGGTGAAGTGGGTTCGGGTAAAACCGTCGTGGCGCTGCGGGCCATGCTGCAGGTGGTGGACGCCGGAGGCCAGGCCGCCCTGTTGGCTCCAACGGAAGTCCTCGCCGCCCAGCACTTCGAATCCATCCGCCGGACCCTCGGCCCGTTGTCCAGGGATGGATTGCTCGGCGCATTCGGCGGCACGGACGGGGAAGCGGTGCAGGTCACCCTGCTGACGGGTTCCATGCCTACCGCGGCCCGCAGGCAGGCCATGCTGGACGCCGCGTCAGGGACAGCGGGGATCGTCATTGGTACCCACGCATTGTTGAGTGACAACGTGTCCTTCTACGATCTGGGACTGATCGTGGTGGACGAGCAGCACCGCTTTGGCGTGGAGCAGCGCGATGCCCTGCGGGCGAAGGCCAGGAAACCTCCGCACCTGTTGGTGATGACCGCTACACCCATCCCGCGCACCGTGGCCATGACCGTCTTTGGCGACCTTGAAACCTCCACCCTGGACGAACTTCCCAAGGGCCGTGCCCCCATTTCCACCCATCTGGTCGGCCTGGCAGAGAACCCGGGCTGGGCCGGGCGGATCTGGGCCCGCGCCCGCGAGGAAATTGATGCCGGCCACCAGGTCTACGTTGTCTGCCCCAAGATCGGCAACGACGACGACGGCGACTTCAGCCCGGGCGAAGCGGAGCCGGCCGCCGCCGACCTCGAGGAGAACGGGCGGGAACTTGCCTCCGTGACAGCCGTCGTCGAGCAGTTGCAGGACGAACCATCCATCGCCGGCGTGTCCGTGGCCCCGCTGCATGGACGCCAGGACCCGGACCTCAAGTCGGCCACTATGGCAGGCTTCGCGGCCAACTCCGTTAAACTGCTCGTTTCCACCACCGTGATCGAGGTGGGCGTGGACGTCCATAACGCAACGATGATGGTCATCCTGGACGCCGACCGGTTCGGCATCTCCCAGTTGCACCAGCTTCGGGGACGGGTGGGCCGGGGTGGGCTTCCCGGGACCTGCCTCCTGGTCACCTCGCTGGAACGCGGGCATCCCAGCCGGCGGCGGCTTGAGGCGGTGGCGGCCACAACCGACGGTTTCGTCCTGTCCCAGGAGGACCTCAAGCTGCGCCGGGAGGGCGACATCCTGGGCGCCTCCCAGTCCGGCGGGCGGTCCACGCTCAGGCTCCTCCGCGTCCTGGAGCACGAAGACATCATTGCCCAGGCCCGGTCCGACGCCCAGGAAATCGTCACCGGCGATCCGTCCCTCGCTGCCCACCCTGAGCTGGCGGATGCCATCGACAGATACCTCAACCCCGAGAAGGAGGCGTTCCTTGAACGCGGTTAG